ggggacaaagggaacatcagtgcgaatcaaaagagcagaagagttaggagccccagcaacagctgggggggggggggggagaaaggaatagccacgaaagcgaccaggacgagcatcaagcatcggctcctggagacagacacaaaggggtgaaaattgcaaaatcagaagttggagttcaaggaaattggcgtaataaccccgaacgttccattgaagaatagacatcgactagaagaaaaaggacaacaacagagaacaaggaagaaacaaaggcgaaagagcaacatagcacgttaaagaagatcagggtcgggatcagggtcagcaaagtcagggctagggggcatgggtaaactgagcaaagacgaagggaaggaagcgggagaacagaccagaggcggacgggcggggtccgaaggaggaggaggaagaggaggaggcaaccaAGAAgagtagtcaaggacagcagcaggaagagggggagtagaaagaggggagcgcatctcagcaagggcagcaaccgagagggaagcggggggccaaagaaacctccatagcaggaacagaaggcacaaccaccgaaatgggaggggaaggggcgATAGAGTcaaaagtaggggccgaggaagaaagcgaagccttcttacccgccggggaggaaggaaggagaggagccaggctaatgcttctgacttaaaggtgtcccagcaactacgtactgggcaagggattccagtgtctcaacaggagaagctgaacgagagcacacacgacggccggtaggagagcgatggacatcagcccgcactgacaggcggcgtggagagtcaatagatggaggagaaggatgggaaggaggatcggagggagacgaggaagaagacacaggagacatgacagaccgggcagaaagaaggggaaccccagacagaggaccaggagggggacccttcgggacagcactcaaaggaacagaggagggggcagtgggcgtatcagggtccaaggccaggAAACGGTTGtgggtctgaggaaggtgggaagaacgaggagaggaagagcgcaacactcgAGCATACGAgccattagcataaggcgggagccggcgaacctggcgcctcacctcaggaaaagataagcgctcccggtgcttcaagttgaggacggctgcctcaagcttgtaatggatacacgcattggagaaggtaggatgggcttcACAGCAGTTgaagcagcgagcctggggagaagtgcactccgacttagagtggccttcgcccccacacaaaagacagagagagacagtcccagagcagcaaagggcaccatgcccaaatctccagcacttgttacaaagccgaggagaagtaatgtactcctggacagagtacAGAGTACATACAGAGTACTCCtggacaccagcaagaatgacagaggatggaagggtcctactataaaaggtaatcttcacaacccgaaggggttgacggcgacgaccacgagggggacgagtaaacgagtctacctggaggacagaattaccctgggcatcaaggatatgccgaatatcatcgtggcagtcctgcagattccgaacaccggtcgcaacatagggcgggaggagaatagtgccaacactggcattcaatcgagcattctttgagacccgaacagggatctcgccaaggcaggataaggcagccaagcgggaagctgcatcctgagaaggagcagcaacaacacgtgtaccgagatgagtggggttgaaagtaacagaggcacccatggaatcaacaagatgccgatggagggagaaatcatcaggggGCGCAGAATCAAGAAGGAGGAGACCAAAGTATtttgcccatgaagcgggaccaaacaaggcctcatacgcatcagtacgggaaggaatcgagcgagtgcggccgtggcgcggacggcgttgagaacccccagagagagaggggttaaaaggcgcagtagtcacaacgagagacttagccacaCAAGGAgatgaagtggtcaccactgggggcttgaggctcgacccaactacAGAAGAGGGATGGGATCTGGAggaagaagtcaggatggtcaaaggaggagcaaggttggggcccaacgcagcgggagctacagagcctggtcttgcaatacaggccgactcgggagcttggtcgcccaccccacgagcctgagagggtacaatagAAACATTCACCGACAAAGAGACGAAGAGAGAAATTCATcctcgaatgtgcccccatacccaccatggagccacaattagaggcaggacacccaacccgaagctatcgctgatcatgccggaACCCCCAAGGGGTGCgtagtgagtatacgccccacaaacgccaccttaagaaccgtcagtccgtcgagatcgggttcagcgatgaaaggggaattgacaataaaagattcccctcgctcgagacattgggtactacagttctaagggtgcaagagtatgcctcctcaagcacccgggcatcaaaattaaagaagtccaaaggaataaccaaaacaagcaaaaggtcggcaggaattgacaagcagataggagaagagagggggagaaaaacgaaacataaggaaacagAAAAGCGAtccagcacaattagagaagacagcagcaggagtgcaaggccacaaaaggacagaggactgtcccacggagcatcacactccggcagccgtccactaagccccctcacgacgccaacgggccgatgGTGAGGGAGAATTGTGTGGTTATAAAGTTCAAAGATAGGAGGTGTGTGCTTGTTCTTGTGTCGTTACCTTGTTTGGGAGCTTTCTTATTCTATCACTCTGATGGTTCTTGCAGAGTCGGGAAAAGACTGAATGATTTGTCCAACACTGGTTGTCACCTGAGTCAGTTCAGACAGGTGTTCCTTGCACTTTTCCTGGTTGTTCTTGACTGTTTCAACAGGCATAAGAGGTCAACTTCTAAGTCCTGTTGTATTGTTGGTTGTTTCAAGAGTGAAGATGTTTCGCATGTGTCGGGGTGGTCTAACCCTGTTTTTTCTACTTTTAGTGACATTTGGCCGAGGTTGTTTGTTTCACAAAAGATCCAGAGTGTTAGAGACCAGAGGTTCCTGAGGGGTTTATTCCAGTTCAACCCCGTCCACAAGGAGAATTCCCTCAACCACCCCTCATCTATGCCAATTCATCTCACCTCTACAGAAAAGGAGTGGCACCAATGGAAAACCTATCCACTCATACAACCCAGGATGTTGCAGCTCAGGAAGTGTTCATGTTATCCTAAACAGAGTTGTAGTTGTCAGAGTTCACTACATCCAAGGCTAGGTAGCTTATATCTATCTATTGAAGTGCTCCAGAAAGAAAGTACTTTTTGGATCTGTATTATCTGTTTACATAAGGTAGTGCAATTTAGGATGTTGAGTAAGTACTTTATCTTGATGTGCTGTTGTGTTGTAACCTGTTTCTTATTAATAGTGTGCATTGTAGTGTTATTGGATTACTACCAGGTTAGCGGTGAAACCAGTTAATAAGTGGAAACCTTCTATATTAGATTTTGTTGTCTAGACTGTCATTTATTTGGATGTATGTGTGTAAAtcccgaaaaataaacacgtgattacaaATTTGGATGTATGTATGGTACTAAAGTCATTTATGACTTGCTAAGTGTGGTGAGTATAGTAGGAGCAAATATTGTGATGAGCAGAGAGTGAGAAATTACCTCAGGTATTTGGGTGTACAAAATAAGATAGTGCCCTGGATAAATATAGGTGTTGAGAATCTAAGGTGTACAGTTATACATACACTAAAGAGGGGAGACACTGtttcagaatgtaatgatgaaaaTGTATATTGTATAATTGCTACAGAGAATTCTTATTATATAAAGAGTGTAATGGCTCCTATTGATCTTTGGATTATTTCCATATTTAGTTATTTCATTCCATTGGAATTATTGAAGTCGCTACAGAAGTTAAGACTCAAACTGTTCTTTTCTTGCAAGTAGATGTACCTTGTTAAATATTATATTAGTGATTTTTTACAGAATGTGCATGAATGTTGCTTATGTATTTCTGATTGTATTTCAATTGTCATATACTGTTTAAATATTGGTTCAGAATATAATGTTTTCATCAACAAGTTCAGTGTCAATAATTATGATTTGATTATGAGTGATCAGTATTGTACTCACCTGCAGTCAAAAAATAAAATCAACCTTCCATTAACTTAATTTTTCTTAGGGAcagggagggatgttacgaatccatGTACTTGATTCTAACAATTATCATGTCAAACCTGTATGTCCATTATTCCTTAGCTCAGTTATTTAAATTAAACATTATATCCCTTTGTTTTCCAGTATATATGTTTGATTTATATGTAGTGTGCCTGTATGTAATATTTTGCtaatgctattgcatgttcattcctgtgggggaagaccgtggcgtctcatgggggggatgaccatatttgggatgttccagtaatgcgtgcagtgtatcaagctagcgtcactgattcacacctgtatttattcctgtttattgattgtatGTAATTTCTTAattacaccttagcagtgttatatgCATATTAGTtggttataattatgttcttaagtattactctctgatagcagagtatctagaggtttcatgtggTCTTTAGTCGGTAAGCTGTAGACACCATGCTGCGCATGCTCCAgcaacaccagtcgtgtgggtgaagCTGGCTGGCGTGGACATGTGGTTGAGTTAAGTCTTCGGTAcctgtttattgtttagtaacatagctaaatgcctggttagaccattatttgcatacccatctattcatttaagttttaaaataatgatcagtgcttatataatgatattgtgttattgtattctggtgcgttaatatttctggctgcctgtatttccatttatatgtttgtatgttctttgttacccttactttaagtatattgctttgttgagtaagcagttgaactatttaccctagacacttttagtaggcaaggccgtattattatatattttttacaactgcaaaagcagaggaaccatacccagaggtcaagggtcgtAACACACATCCTagaccctccatgtttacctactccagtggaatcaacagaaactgtggATGGAAAGAAAatagtcagcttcaaggtgatgtacacaaacatagatgggattaaaaGACAGGCAAGTgaatttagggaaagagcacaagaagtaaacccagatgtaattagaatcatggaaacaaaactctcaggaatcataacaaatgctgtgtccccccccctccccccaggattatactgtaataaggaaagagagggagggtagggaaggaggcggagtggccctactcatgagaaaggaatggagtttcaaggagatggttatcccaggctgtgaagggtttagagactacataatagacaccatgacgatgggaggacatagagtagtagtagcagtgatatataaccccacAAAATGAATCAAgaccccaggcaagagtatgacagaaacaacatggcagttaataacataattgagagggcaggctttgctgcctgtagaaatcgatcccatctgctcatcatgggggacttcaatcatggaaggatagaccgggagaacaaggaactgcaccgaggagaggatacatggagagccaaactagtggaggtggcgacaagaaactttctaagcctacATGGCAGGGAACCCAGtaggatgaggggaaacgatgaaccagcgagactcgacctagtcttcactctgaatgactttgACATAAtggaaattgacttcgaggccccagtaggtatGAGCGATCAcaatgtactgacgtttgagtatctggtcgaagaagggctaaagtactctagaaagggaactgaaagcaaaaggctggcattccgtaagggaaattacgagatgagaaaattcctaatggatataacatgggaatcagagctaaggggaaagacggaccaagacatgatggaatacatcacgcagaagtgcaaagaGGCAGCTGAAAAGTTAATCCCTgcccaaaaggtaaaaaaaatgaaatgcagatgaaaaacccatggtttaatcagagatgtaagctagctaagcaacaaagtaaaggagcatggagaaactatagaaataacaggacacatgAGAGCAGAaaaggttaccagagagccatGAATGAATACGTTAGGGTgataagagaggcagaagggcaatatgaaaatgacatagcaagcaaggctaagacccaaTCCAaaatgctgcacagccacatcaggagaaaggcaacagtgaaggaacgggtaatgaaactgaggatagagtgttatgatcccaggtaaccgaaaaacgagtctcccctttgagaactattctatcaagcctgacctgactagaaggtctaggcaaacaaaacaaatgcagatagaaacaAATAGGactttggctgaacaaaggattgaacatgggttgccagtgagcaccacccaggtatcacactcaccagatgttagggttagggagaaggacattcccttgtttgttcccaaaGAGGCGGAGAGATTtttgagcattttgaaaaagtagccagtatcaaagaGTGGCCACCGGAAGACTGGGcgtagctggtccagttaagattgaccggtgcagccagggaggcatacacccaattgtcactagaagagtgccaggattatgccacagtaaagagcagcatattgcgctcgtttcagctaatcccagaagcttataggaagcgctgcagagagatgatcaaagttggagcatgtacctttgctgagacggcaagggatctggaaagacgattccagaaatggattgacTGGATGGCTgcaggagttggatcttacgctgacctgaagcaactgatggtcatggaaaagttcttagaaatgatgcatcccgaaacaaagttcaagatccaagaagcgagggtaaaggaggtgaaagatgccgcagatagagcAGATATGATTatggaagcatacaagagcttgagggagaacagagtgagaagcgaagcgagacgcagcaatggcagacccagtggagtctggggaggaagaaattatgaaagacccagaagagtctgaggtgagaagaattttgataaatgggcagataaacgtaagtaccctaaaactcagaagagtaggtcgcgcacttcgtctgagagtgaggatggaggaggtaaacgagaaactaatcgtgatccaggaaatcaagagtccagtaatgccccacagagtgcaggtagtgtgcctggtCCCAGGaattctcatgcgagtggacaaagtcagaaccgctctggtacatatagaagagacttttcccaggtgaggtgttacaattgtaacggattgggtcacgtgatgcaagactgtaggcagggcaaaagagttgtaaccctggccatgtgtaacccccgaagtaaatatactaatgtgttccaagacaaaccacagaaggggaacttagtgaacgagaggtataggccgttcatcagtaaggttggatcagtataggaggccaaccggaAGTAAAAGTTGGTATTTTAAGAGATAccagagctaatcagagcttgattgcaagAAGCCTGATtgagaatgatcgacggttagctggcaggggtaagatgaaagtatacgggttattgtctgagagtgatatgcccgtatgtgctgtcaagctaaggtcggaatatgtgttggCAGAGGTGatattgggagtatgccccgacatacctatttcaggagtccaagtgatcctggggaatgacttgtgtgggacataGATGTTGCCAGGagccatagcggagactgtgccagaggagtgcccagaaggccacggcacgggtgggacacctgagagtgtgaacctgactgacatccgaggacagaagtcaggagaccgccaagccattgagtaccctgtctcggtagtgatgaaggcagaggtggccgatgaGGAAgaagctggagaagatgagacagtgtcgattcaaccgctAGAGGATATcggcgtagatatagcgtggctgtttgatgtaggtccagcccaggaaaatgaagtctcggtgaggtcaaaagtgttatgatcccaagtaaccgaaaaacgagtctcccatttgagaattattctatcaagcctgacctgactagaaggtctaggaaatatagaggtgaagacacagatgtaaaataactggttggatttgataaacaatttgagattatgggcagtgaataagaaaatagataagtgactggttaggagatgtggataatttgctggaggtgttAGGCTTGCTTAGAGAGGAGCTTAAGTCACTTGAGTaacagacatcgtgaggggaagctgcgctccgtGTGAGCGCCTGTCAGAGAgggacccctagtgatatatctccaagagaagggaAGTGCGTAGACgttccagctgtagaatcgagctggtaacgttgtggtctcaagtcctgcacggcgaggagtgtttactaaggcgcccagagacattatcatgggccgtgggagcgccctgatcagacgCCGTCAGAAGGATAGCGCccacgactagacaatctgtggtaagcacgatttaagccagtctatagtgattacttgtagttgttcGTGTtcgttggttatgctccctaaacgttaggtcgtcagacatcattattcccaaatcctttacatgttgttttcctactatgggcacatttgattgtgttttgtaccctgtattatgtttatggtcctcatttttaccgtatctgagtacctggaatttatcactgtcaaACATTCTGTTATATTCTGatacccagtcgaaaactttattaatatcagctggaaatttttcaatgtcttcagccgtagtaattttcatactgatttttttgtcatctgcaaaggatgatacgaagttgtgacttgtatttttgtctatatctgatatgagaacaaggaaaagcggcggtgcaaggactgtaccctgaggtacagagcttttaactgcgcttgggctcgattttatatggttgactgttactcgctgagtcctgtttgacagaaaactaagtatctagcgtcctactttaccggttattcccattgacttcattttgtgtgctattactccatggtcacatttatcgaaagcctttgcggagTCCGTGTATATCCCATCAGCATtctatttttcttctaatgcttcagtgactttgtcgtagtgatcaagtagctgtgagaggtacgctcttcctgctcgaaatccatgttggcctgggttgtgaaggtcattattatccatgaaactagtgacgtgACTCCTAATCTCTCCCTCAAATGCTTTTATTAGGtgtgacgttagtgcaactgatctataattctttgccaatgctttgctccctcccatgtgtagaggggctatgtctgctattttaagtgcatctggtatctcccccgtgtccgagCTCTTCCTCCACGCTATGCTGAGTGCCTGTGTTAccagcactttgcatttctttataaatattgaattccatgaatctggacccggggccgagtgcatgggcatgttttcaatttctctttcaaagtctagtacgctcgtgttgatatcagttatatttacaggggtttggatatcccgcaaatagaaattgtctggatcttcaactttcatgttgtttattggagtgctaaacatgtcctcatactgctttttttagcTTCCACAAATttttttgtcatcctccgtgtatgaaccttcacttgtacgaataggaccAATACTGGCAGTGATTTTTACTTTTGATTTcacatatgtgaagaagtattttggaatattctttatttcctgaattgctttctgttctaactgcctttcttcagtttcatatgagtgtttcaatttccgctcgatttcttcaatctccctatttaaattattccttctttgaccggaaagtcgtgtctgcttaagcatttccgtcatTTTTTTGcttcttttatagtgtcgtctgcgttctctttctacgttggatctctttctgcctTTCCTcataggaacatgtttcagacagacttgatacgtttCC
The genomic region above belongs to Procambarus clarkii isolate CNS0578487 chromosome 33, FALCON_Pclarkii_2.0, whole genome shotgun sequence and contains:
- the LOC138370720 gene encoding uncharacterized protein, encoding MPMHSAPGPDSWNSIFIKKCKVLVTQALSIAWRKSSDTGEIPDALKIADIAPLHMGGSKALAKNYRSVALTSHLIKAFEGEIRSHVTSFMDNNDLHNPGQHGFRAGRAYLSQLLDHYDKVTEALEEK